One part of the Vibrio hyugaensis genome encodes these proteins:
- the fliN gene encoding flagellar motor switch protein FliN yields the protein MSEAQENQAFDADELNFDDFQLEDFETEQAFKPEPAAERDLSFFKSIPVTVTLEVASKEIPLGDLMKAGEGTVIELDKLNGEPLDVKVNGSLMGQAEVVVINDKYGLRLIDVHDSALSGVGR from the coding sequence ATGAGCGAAGCGCAAGAGAACCAAGCATTCGACGCCGATGAATTAAATTTTGACGACTTTCAGTTAGAGGACTTTGAAACGGAGCAAGCCTTCAAACCGGAGCCTGCCGCTGAGCGCGATTTAAGCTTTTTCAAAAGCATTCCCGTCACTGTGACCTTGGAAGTCGCTAGCAAAGAAATCCCATTGGGGGATTTGATGAAAGCGGGCGAAGGAACCGTGATCGAATTGGATAAACTCAATGGCGAGCCTTTAGATGTAAAAGTAAACGGGTCTCTGATGGGACAAGCGGAAGTCGTGGTCATTAACGACAAATATGGTCTTCGTCTTATTGATGTACACGACTCAGCGTTGAGCGGTGTTGGACGCTAA
- the fliQ gene encoding flagellar biosynthesis protein FliQ, whose amino-acid sequence MTPELTVTLFSDAVWLIILMVAVLVVPGLIVGLGIAVFQAATQINEQTLSFLPRLLVTLLMVIFAGHWMLRKIMELFDFLFHNIPGMIG is encoded by the coding sequence ATGACACCTGAGTTAACCGTTACACTGTTTTCTGACGCAGTATGGCTGATCATTTTAATGGTAGCAGTCTTAGTCGTTCCGGGATTGATCGTCGGTCTTGGCATTGCGGTATTTCAAGCCGCAACCCAAATCAACGAACAAACCTTAAGTTTTTTGCCACGTCTACTGGTCACCCTGTTGATGGTGATTTTTGCAGGGCATTGGATGCTACGAAAAATCATGGAGCTGTTTGATTTCTTGTTCCATAACATTCCGGGAATGATCGGCTAA
- the fliR gene encoding flagellar biosynthetic protein FliR, which translates to MAITFAELSVILGQLWWPFFRIGAVFISMPFFGDALIPVWVRSLLAFSIVVITAPLMPPMPAVELFSMTSLFLAFEQAIWGLMFGLILHMLFNVFTMLGQIVSLQMGLGMAMMNDPVNGLSVAILGRMFLIFSTLLFLALEGHLLVIDIVIQSFVVWPVGSGLTALSLKGVVSIFGWMFASSLALALPAIVSMLLANISFGVMNRAAPSLNVYALGFPMTMLLGLFSVLISVSGVPSRYTALVHDTIRHLNNFMLGGA; encoded by the coding sequence ATGGCGATCACGTTTGCGGAACTGTCTGTGATTCTCGGTCAACTTTGGTGGCCGTTTTTTCGCATCGGTGCGGTCTTTATTTCCATGCCATTCTTTGGCGATGCGTTGATTCCAGTTTGGGTCCGTAGCTTACTCGCCTTCTCTATCGTGGTGATCACCGCACCACTGATGCCACCCATGCCAGCAGTCGAACTGTTTTCTATGACTTCCTTGTTCCTTGCATTCGAACAAGCGATATGGGGGCTGATGTTTGGCCTTATTCTGCACATGCTATTCAATGTTTTTACCATGCTTGGTCAAATCGTTTCTTTGCAAATGGGCTTAGGCATGGCAATGATGAATGACCCGGTCAACGGCCTTTCCGTGGCAATTCTTGGTCGTATGTTCTTAATCTTCTCGACCTTATTATTTCTTGCTCTGGAGGGGCACTTGTTGGTTATCGACATCGTCATACAAAGCTTTGTCGTCTGGCCCGTTGGCTCTGGGTTAACCGCACTCTCGCTGAAAGGCGTGGTCAGTATTTTCGGCTGGATGTTCGCTTCTTCACTTGCTTTGGCTCTACCTGCCATTGTATCCATGCTGCTTGCAAACATTAGCTTTGGTGTGATGAATCGCGCCGCGCCTTCATTAAACGTTTACGCTCTGGGCTTCCCTATGACTATGCTGCTAGGTTTGTTCAGCGTCTTGATATCCGTTTCTGGTGTCCCTAGCCGTTACACCGCATTAGTGCATGACACCATTCGCCACTTGAATAACTTTATGTTGGGGGGCGCATGA
- a CDS encoding FliM/FliN family flagellar motor switch protein: protein MESRVNEPISDIKLLDVELLGKPIHIIREKLEILISESCTSLTNELQNWLSSNKIEATLTSVELHRFSPTLLDKDQTSSYLHQEGGMVFIHSDAHTLVKLADRFYGASNDRASTTLTASDLRLQERISRIITNWLAPQEMWQTCEYETPRGIGLHAELAITFEDYQGSIHLKLDSTLIQTLIEQLELHSDADLYQPFCRSLETTPVRLNVVLSKKTMALSDVAGLQPNDILPIELLNTVPVSIGNQPLFTGRVAEQDGQLVLIFNPDKESQR, encoded by the coding sequence ATGGAAAGTAGAGTTAATGAGCCTATTTCTGACATCAAATTGCTTGATGTAGAACTGCTAGGCAAGCCAATTCATATCATTCGTGAAAAGCTCGAAATTTTAATTTCAGAATCTTGTACTAGCCTGACCAACGAGTTACAAAATTGGCTCAGCTCCAACAAAATTGAGGCGACCTTAACTTCGGTAGAGCTACATCGCTTCTCACCAACCTTGTTGGATAAAGACCAAACATCGAGCTATCTGCATCAAGAGGGTGGCATGGTCTTTATCCACAGTGATGCCCATACCTTAGTCAAGCTCGCCGACCGCTTTTATGGCGCAAGCAACGACCGCGCCTCGACCACGTTGACGGCCAGTGATCTTCGCCTTCAAGAACGCATCAGCCGTATCATTACCAACTGGCTTGCCCCCCAAGAGATGTGGCAAACCTGCGAGTACGAAACGCCGCGCGGAATTGGTTTGCATGCGGAGCTTGCGATCACATTCGAAGACTACCAAGGTTCCATTCATCTCAAACTCGATAGCACATTAATCCAAACCTTAATTGAGCAGCTTGAGCTTCATAGCGATGCTGATCTCTATCAACCGTTTTGTCGTTCATTGGAAACGACGCCTGTTCGCCTCAATGTCGTACTGAGCAAAAAGACCATGGCGCTCAGTGACGTAGCGGGCTTACAGCCTAACGATATTCTGCCTATCGAGCTGCTCAATACCGTACCAGTCAGCATCGGTAATCAACCTCTTTTCACTGGTCGTGTTGCAGAACAAGACGGTCAGCTTGTATTGATTTTTAACCCAGATAAGGAATCGCAGCGATGA
- the fliP gene encoding flagellar type III secretion system pore protein FliP (The bacterial flagellar biogenesis protein FliP forms a type III secretion system (T3SS)-type pore required for flagellar assembly.), whose product MNCLSVWQRGLPLLVLGLVGVLLFAFPAMAADNGLTILSVSDGDTQQEYSVKLQILLLMTALSFLPAFVLMATSFTRIIVVLAILRQALGLQQSPPNRVLVGIALTLTLLIMRPVWTDIYDNAFQPYDNGEITLIQAFSVAEKPVRNFMLAQTHQSSLEQMLRIANEPIDQNVEDISFAVVLPAFVISELKTAFQIGFMLFIPFLIIDLVVASVLMAMGMMMLSPLIISLPFKLVIFVLVDGWAMTVGTLSASFG is encoded by the coding sequence ATGAATTGTCTGAGTGTTTGGCAGCGTGGTTTGCCGTTGCTAGTATTGGGGTTGGTTGGCGTGCTGTTGTTTGCCTTCCCAGCCATGGCGGCAGATAACGGCTTGACCATTTTGTCGGTGTCCGATGGGGACACGCAACAAGAATACAGCGTTAAGCTCCAGATTCTGTTGCTCATGACCGCACTCAGTTTCTTACCAGCCTTTGTTTTGATGGCCACCAGCTTCACGCGAATCATTGTTGTTTTGGCGATCTTACGCCAAGCCTTGGGCCTGCAACAAAGCCCACCGAACCGCGTACTGGTTGGCATTGCATTGACACTCACTCTGCTCATCATGCGTCCGGTTTGGACTGACATCTACGATAATGCCTTCCAACCTTACGACAACGGTGAAATTACCTTGATACAGGCGTTCTCCGTTGCAGAAAAACCGGTCAGAAACTTCATGCTGGCGCAAACGCATCAAAGTTCGTTAGAGCAGATGCTACGCATTGCCAATGAACCCATCGACCAAAACGTCGAGGATATTTCTTTCGCCGTTGTACTCCCTGCGTTTGTCATCAGTGAACTGAAAACCGCCTTCCAAATTGGCTTCATGCTGTTCATTCCGTTTTTGATCATTGACCTTGTGGTCGCCAGTGTATTGATGGCAATGGGTATGATGATGCTTTCACCTCTGATCATTTCATTGCCATTTAAGTTGGTGATATTTGTTCTTGTCGATGGCTGGGCAATGACGGTTGGCACGCTTTCCGCCAGTTTCGGTTAG